From the genome of Mycobacterium dioxanotrophicus, one region includes:
- the hisD gene encoding histidinol dehydrogenase, whose product MATVVKGATGTSAQRSSDPAVVDTVADVIADIRTNGDDAVRRYSEKFDRWAPASFRLSDDEVLGIVASVPETVLDDLRFAQNQIRTFAEAQRESMRDVEIETLPGVFLGHRNVPIEAAGAYVPGGRYPLTASAHMTVLTAKVAGVDRVAATTPPSDGGAPPISVAAMHLAGADEIYVLGGVQAVAALALGTETVDPVSILTGPGNAYVAEAKRQLFGEVGIDLFAGPTETLIVADEHADPFTIAVDLLSQAEHGPDSPCVLISTSDRVARDVLNHIEALLPGLQTNAVAGPAWRDHGEVHLVDTIEEAYALADRFASEHVQILTADPRQALGHMRNYGALFLGEGTCVPYGDKVIGTNHVLPTLGAARYTGGLWVGKFLKTLTYQEVRDTASSARIGEICGRLSRLERFEGHARSGDLRAARFGGVPLHWADLPAGSGAS is encoded by the coding sequence ATGGCAACGGTTGTCAAGGGCGCTACGGGTACATCGGCGCAGAGGTCAAGTGATCCAGCCGTCGTCGACACCGTTGCCGACGTCATCGCCGACATCCGGACGAACGGCGACGACGCCGTCCGGCGGTACTCCGAGAAGTTCGACCGATGGGCTCCCGCGTCCTTTCGCCTGAGTGACGACGAGGTCCTCGGCATCGTGGCCTCGGTGCCCGAAACTGTGCTGGACGACCTGCGTTTCGCGCAGAACCAGATTCGCACCTTCGCCGAAGCGCAGCGGGAGTCGATGCGCGACGTCGAGATCGAGACCCTCCCCGGTGTCTTCCTCGGTCACCGCAATGTGCCCATCGAGGCCGCGGGTGCCTACGTGCCGGGTGGCCGCTACCCGTTGACGGCGTCGGCGCACATGACCGTGCTGACTGCCAAGGTCGCCGGGGTGGACCGCGTCGCGGCGACCACGCCGCCCAGCGACGGTGGTGCACCGCCGATCAGCGTGGCAGCCATGCACCTGGCCGGCGCAGACGAAATCTACGTCCTGGGAGGAGTGCAGGCCGTCGCCGCATTGGCGCTGGGCACGGAAACCGTCGATCCGGTGTCGATCCTCACGGGCCCGGGCAACGCCTACGTCGCCGAGGCCAAGCGCCAACTCTTCGGCGAGGTCGGCATCGACCTGTTCGCAGGGCCCACCGAGACCCTCATCGTCGCCGACGAACACGCCGACCCGTTCACCATCGCCGTCGACCTGCTGAGTCAAGCCGAGCACGGGCCCGACTCGCCGTGTGTACTCATCAGCACCTCCGATCGCGTGGCACGCGACGTCCTCAACCACATCGAAGCGCTGCTGCCCGGTCTGCAGACCAACGCGGTCGCCGGGCCTGCGTGGCGGGATCACGGCGAGGTACACCTCGTGGACACGATCGAGGAGGCCTACGCACTCGCCGACCGGTTCGCGTCGGAGCACGTCCAGATCCTCACCGCGGATCCACGGCAGGCGCTTGGGCACATGCGCAACTACGGTGCGCTGTTCCTGGGTGAGGGAACATGTGTCCCATACGGCGACAAGGTGATCGGCACCAACCACGTGCTGCCCACGCTGGGCGCGGCGCGCTACACCGGCGGCCTGTGGGTCGGCAAATTCTTGAAGACGTTGACCTACCAGGAGGTGCGCGACACCGCCTCGAGTGCACGCATCGGCGAGATCTGCGGCCGGTTGTCACGACTGGAGCGGTTCGAGGGGCACGCCCGTTCCGGGGACCTGCGCGCCGCACGCTTCGGCGGGGTACCGCTGCACTGGGCCGACCTGCCGGCCGGGTCGGGAGCGTCATGA
- a CDS encoding aspartate ammonia-lyase, with amino-acid sequence MTRVEHDLLGNRDVPDHAYYGIHTLRALENFPITGVALSSHADLVTALVTIKEAAALANSELGLIGDREADAIVRACREIRGGALREHFVVDVVQGGAGTSTNMNANEVIANRALELLGHERGRYEHLHPLEHVNRSQSTNDVYPTAIKTGLHQGLSRLTDAMSALAEAFSDKSAEFADILKVGRTQLQDAVPMTLGQEVATYAVMLLEDVERLKEAAALITEINLGGTAIGTGVNAHPRYADRVREHLAAILGIEVCTATDLIEATQDVGAFVQLSGVLKRAAVKLSKICNDLRLLSSGPRAGFGELNLPPVQAGSSIMPGKVNPVIPEVVNQIAFRVIGNDLVVTMAAEGGQLQLNAFEPIIAHSLFETVELLTRGCTVLRERCVVGITANVDRLAESVTNSIGIATALNPHIGYTAASRLAADALAQGRTVSDLALEQGLISAEHLASILSPHNLVRAGAPASASEMAGGHL; translated from the coding sequence ATGACTCGAGTCGAACACGACCTGCTGGGCAACCGGGATGTTCCGGACCACGCCTACTACGGCATCCACACACTGCGTGCTCTGGAAAACTTCCCGATCACCGGCGTCGCCCTGTCGAGCCACGCAGACTTGGTGACGGCGCTGGTCACCATCAAGGAAGCTGCGGCGCTGGCGAATTCGGAGTTGGGCCTGATCGGCGACCGCGAAGCCGACGCCATCGTGCGGGCGTGCCGCGAGATCCGCGGCGGTGCGTTACGCGAGCACTTCGTGGTGGACGTCGTACAGGGCGGGGCCGGCACGTCGACCAACATGAACGCCAACGAGGTCATCGCCAACCGCGCTCTCGAACTGCTGGGGCACGAGCGTGGCCGGTACGAGCACCTGCACCCTTTGGAACACGTCAACCGCAGTCAGAGCACCAACGACGTGTATCCAACCGCCATAAAAACGGGTCTGCACCAGGGTCTTTCGCGACTCACGGACGCCATGTCGGCGCTGGCCGAGGCCTTCTCGGACAAGTCGGCCGAGTTCGCCGACATCTTGAAGGTCGGCCGCACCCAACTTCAGGACGCCGTGCCGATGACGCTGGGGCAGGAGGTGGCGACGTACGCGGTCATGCTCCTGGAGGACGTCGAGCGGCTGAAGGAAGCGGCTGCGCTGATCACCGAGATCAACCTCGGCGGCACCGCGATCGGCACCGGTGTCAACGCACATCCTCGCTATGCAGACCGGGTGCGTGAGCACCTCGCCGCCATCCTGGGCATCGAGGTCTGCACGGCAACGGATCTCATCGAGGCGACCCAGGACGTCGGTGCGTTCGTTCAGCTCTCGGGAGTGCTCAAGCGTGCCGCGGTGAAGCTGTCGAAGATCTGCAACGACCTGCGGCTGCTGTCCTCGGGGCCCAGGGCTGGGTTCGGGGAACTGAATCTTCCTCCAGTGCAGGCCGGTTCGTCGATCATGCCGGGCAAGGTCAATCCGGTGATACCCGAGGTGGTCAATCAGATCGCCTTCCGGGTGATCGGGAACGACCTCGTCGTGACGATGGCCGCCGAAGGAGGGCAGTTGCAGCTCAACGCATTCGAGCCGATCATTGCGCACAGCTTGTTCGAGACTGTCGAACTGCTCACGCGGGGCTGCACGGTACTGCGGGAGCGCTGCGTGGTGGGTATCACGGCCAACGTCGATCGCCTGGCCGAGTCGGTGACGAATTCTATCGGCATCGCCACGGCGCTCAACCCGCACATCGGGTACACGGCGGCCAGCCGACTGGCGGCCGACGCGCTCGCACAAGGACGAACGGTCAGCGACCTGGCGCTGGAACAGGGGTTGATCTCGGCGGAACATCTGGCGTCAATCCTGAGCCCGCACAACCTCGTCAGGGCCGGCGCGCCGGCGTCGGCATCCGAGATGGCAGGAGGGCACTTATGA
- a CDS encoding GMC family oxidoreductase, with the protein MTPSTPRSVDRPTCDHYDVVIVGSGMGGGTLAHGLKDSGLTVLLVERGGFLPQETENWDPQAVFVDGRYKNAEQWYDASNGTPFHPGTYYYVGGNTKFYGASLVRFRREDFQHTDLAEGPSPAWPVDYDDFAPHYAAAERLYRVHGDLDDPTLARTEPYPFPALEHEDAIARAARGLRDIGLTPSHLSLGVDLRQGGACIKCATCDGFPCRVLAKGDADVCGVRPAVASGAVELLTGAYVARVTTNSAGDRVTGIEYRAGEQTHTVSANSVVVSCGAVNSAALLLRSATDRHPAGLANSSDQVGRNYMVHNNSIMVAINPLRRNKATFQKTLYVNDYYRKGTEDHPYPLGHVQLIGKLQGAMIKGQRPHLPMWALNAATRRSIDWWLFSEDLPDPANRVTLRADGAIQVAWTPNNLATHRVLVREMRRLLRKLGYPIVISESPGIEVNSHQAGTVRAGMDPTSSVLDPDCRAHDVENLFVVDSAFFPSLPVMNPALTIAANALRVAPVIAQTARRSASAGARPAR; encoded by the coding sequence ATGACCCCATCGACTCCACGCAGCGTCGACCGCCCCACTTGCGACCACTACGACGTCGTCATCGTCGGAAGCGGCATGGGCGGCGGCACCTTGGCCCACGGGCTCAAGGACTCCGGTCTGACGGTCCTGCTGGTCGAACGTGGCGGATTCCTGCCGCAGGAGACCGAGAACTGGGATCCGCAAGCGGTTTTCGTCGACGGCCGTTACAAGAACGCCGAGCAGTGGTACGACGCGAGCAACGGTACGCCATTCCACCCCGGCACCTACTACTACGTGGGCGGCAACACCAAGTTCTACGGGGCCTCCCTCGTCCGGTTCCGCCGCGAGGACTTCCAGCACACCGACCTCGCCGAGGGGCCGTCACCGGCCTGGCCCGTCGACTACGACGACTTCGCGCCGCACTACGCCGCCGCGGAGCGCCTCTACCGAGTCCACGGCGATCTCGACGATCCCACGCTGGCCCGGACCGAGCCGTATCCCTTTCCCGCGCTGGAACACGAGGACGCCATTGCGCGGGCGGCCAGAGGCCTGCGTGACATCGGATTGACGCCCTCGCATCTGTCCCTCGGGGTCGACCTGCGCCAGGGCGGCGCGTGCATCAAATGCGCGACGTGCGACGGATTCCCGTGCCGCGTCCTGGCCAAGGGGGACGCCGACGTGTGCGGCGTCCGGCCCGCGGTCGCCTCGGGTGCGGTGGAGCTGCTGACTGGCGCCTACGTCGCCCGCGTCACGACCAACTCGGCCGGCGACCGCGTCACCGGCATCGAATACCGGGCGGGGGAGCAGACCCACACTGTGTCGGCCAACAGCGTCGTGGTGTCGTGCGGTGCGGTGAACTCCGCGGCGCTGCTGTTGCGCTCAGCGACTGACCGACACCCCGCCGGGCTGGCCAACTCCTCGGACCAGGTGGGCCGGAACTACATGGTGCACAACAACTCCATCATGGTCGCGATCAACCCGTTGCGCCGTAACAAGGCGACGTTCCAGAAGACGCTCTACGTCAACGACTACTACCGCAAGGGCACCGAGGATCACCCGTACCCGCTGGGGCACGTCCAACTCATCGGAAAGCTGCAGGGCGCGATGATCAAGGGCCAGCGGCCCCACCTCCCGATGTGGGCGCTCAACGCCGCGACCAGGCGCAGCATCGACTGGTGGCTGTTCAGTGAGGACCTGCCCGATCCGGCGAACCGCGTGACGTTGCGCGCCGACGGCGCGATCCAGGTTGCCTGGACACCGAACAACCTCGCCACGCACCGGGTGCTGGTACGCGAAATGCGCAGGCTCCTACGCAAGCTCGGCTACCCGATCGTGATCAGCGAGTCGCCGGGCATCGAGGTGAACTCCCATCAGGCCGGCACGGTGCGGGCGGGCATGGACCCCACCAGCTCTGTGCTCGACCCTGACTGCCGCGCCCACGACGTCGAAAACCTCTTCGTCGTCGACTCCGCGTTCTTTCCCTCCCTGCCGGTGATGAACCCCGCACTGACGATCGCGGCCAACGCTCTGCGCGTCGCGCCGGTGATCGCGCAGACCGCACGACGAAGCGCATCCGCAGGTGCGCGCCCCGCCCGTTAG